Proteins encoded together in one Flavobacteriales bacterium window:
- a CDS encoding sulfotransferase — translation MSGLFHTVKRLVEPLRPRLMPSIVIVGAQKAGTSALYSMLVRHPRVIAPVEKELTFFGNDNTYALGMGHYRRMLPVRPLRGAGWTTLDATPNYLYRPPAAERIRRHLPDAVIVAVLRDPVKRARSDWNMFHQFKGHPRYAHLYDPRTFAEAMAAELAAPPPFGYLARGHYGPQVERYFQHFGRERVLVFGYPQLKVSPESVLERIAAAAGLDVALFPDRLREVKANVRAYSGPVDTELEERLRAYYAPHMQRLDEVLGVHLDLREER, via the coding sequence ATGAGCGGCCTGTTCCACACGGTGAAACGGCTCGTGGAGCCGCTGCGGCCCCGGCTGATGCCCTCCATCGTGATCGTGGGCGCGCAGAAGGCGGGCACCTCGGCGCTGTACAGCATGCTGGTGCGCCACCCCCGCGTGATCGCCCCGGTGGAGAAGGAGCTCACCTTCTTCGGCAACGACAACACCTACGCGCTGGGCATGGGGCATTACCGGCGGATGCTGCCGGTGCGGCCGTTGCGCGGCGCGGGATGGACCACCCTGGACGCCACGCCGAACTACCTCTACCGCCCCCCGGCGGCCGAACGCATCCGACGCCACCTGCCCGATGCGGTGATCGTGGCCGTATTGCGCGACCCGGTGAAGCGTGCTCGGTCGGACTGGAACATGTTCCATCAGTTCAAGGGGCACCCGCGTTATGCCCATTTGTACGACCCGCGGACCTTCGCCGAGGCCATGGCCGCCGAACTGGCCGCCCCGCCGCCCTTCGGTTACCTGGCCCGGGGGCACTACGGTCCGCAGGTGGAGCGGTACTTCCAGCACTTCGGTCGTGAGCGGGTGCTCGTGTTCGGCTATCCGCAGCTGAAGGTCTCGCCGGAGAGCGTGTTGGAACGGATCGCCGCGGCGGCCGGGCTGGATGTGGCGCTCTTTCCGGACCGGCTGCGCGAGGTGAAGGCCAATGTGCGGGCGTACAGCGGGCCGGTGGACACGGAGCTCGAGGAGCGGCTCAGGGCGTACTACGCACCGCACATGCAGCGCTTGGATGAAGTGCTGGGTGTGCACCTCGACCTGCGGGAGGAGCGTTGA
- a CDS encoding DegT/DnrJ/EryC1/StrS family aminotransferase, with protein MIGTQEKGSASGVPEIPAGARGPVYVTRAFLPPFEAFTELMRGVWDRGQLTNNGPLVQQFERALAEQVGIAHPLFLVNGTIALNLIIRALELKGEVITTAFSHPVTTTSILWEGCTPVFVDIDPDTFCIDPSAIEERITPATSAILATHVYGLPCDVEAIEAIAQRHGLKVIYDGAHAFGTRYKGESLLNHGDVSSTSFHATKVFHTVEGGSVHTRNEALYARLRLLRTMGQIGEGFHAVGLNAKNSELHAAMGVANLPYLDEIIAQRRHQWERYAAGLASAPVHLARIPADTEYNHSYFPAVLPTEEDLLRVRAALNAVDIHPRRYFSPAITELPFIGRTGECPIAESVAHRVLCLPLYHGLSDGIIDEVVDIVSRTLR; from the coding sequence ATGATCGGCACTCAGGAAAAGGGCTCGGCATCCGGTGTTCCGGAGATCCCTGCGGGCGCACGCGGCCCCGTCTACGTCACCCGCGCCTTCCTGCCGCCGTTCGAAGCGTTCACCGAGCTCATGCGCGGTGTGTGGGACCGCGGACAGCTCACCAACAACGGCCCGCTCGTGCAGCAGTTCGAGCGCGCGCTGGCCGAGCAGGTCGGCATCGCCCATCCGCTCTTCCTGGTGAACGGCACCATCGCGCTCAACCTGATCATCCGGGCGCTTGAGCTGAAGGGCGAGGTCATCACCACGGCCTTCTCGCACCCGGTCACCACCACCAGCATCCTCTGGGAGGGCTGCACGCCGGTGTTCGTGGACATCGATCCGGACACCTTCTGCATCGACCCGTCGGCCATCGAGGAGCGCATCACGCCGGCCACCAGCGCCATCCTGGCCACCCACGTGTATGGTCTGCCCTGTGACGTGGAGGCGATCGAGGCCATCGCCCAGCGTCACGGGCTGAAGGTCATCTACGACGGGGCCCACGCGTTCGGCACGCGCTACAAGGGCGAAAGCCTGTTGAACCACGGTGACGTGAGCTCCACGAGCTTCCATGCCACCAAGGTGTTCCACACCGTGGAAGGTGGCAGCGTGCATACCCGGAACGAGGCCCTCTATGCGCGCCTGCGGCTCCTGCGCACGATGGGGCAGATCGGCGAGGGCTTCCATGCCGTGGGCCTGAACGCCAAGAACAGCGAGCTCCATGCGGCCATGGGCGTGGCCAATCTGCCCTACCTGGATGAGATCATCGCGCAACGGCGCCATCAATGGGAACGCTATGCCGCCGGTCTGGCCTCCGCGCCGGTCCATCTGGCGCGCATCCCGGCGGACACGGAATACAACCACTCGTATTTCCCTGCGGTGCTGCCCACCGAGGAGGACCTGTTGCGGGTGCGGGCCGCACTGAACGCGGTGGACATCCATCCCCGTCGGTATTTCAGCCCGGCCATCACCGAACTGCCCTTCATCGGCCGTACGGGCGAATGCCCGATCGCTGAGTCGGTGGCGCACCGGGTTCTTTGCCTGCCCCTGTACCACGGCCTGTCCGATGGCATCATCGATGAGGTGGTCGATATCGTATCGCGCACGCTGCGCTGA
- a CDS encoding ABC transporter ATP-binding protein yields the protein MGPVVIEVEGLGKSYRLGSIGSGTIADELRRGWARLRGRTDPDAPVDAASPGRAQGKVFHALSDVSFRLREGEVLGIIGRNGAGKSTLLKLLSRITAPSGGFIRMKGRVASLLEVGTGFHPDLTGRENIYLNGAILGMHRREIDTKLAEIIAFSGIEHHIDTPVKRYSSGMKVRLGFAVAAHLEPEILIVDEVLAVGDAEFQRKCLGKMKDVSTSGRTILFVSHNMTAVLSLCTRVVWIDGGRVAADGPPEDVMAAYLGSYAQGGDEVGWVPGEGPGTDLVRLTHAAVVPQEAGAPLTMRSAFTIRIGLENRRVHDDDLNIGLRVVNDHDLVLFASTQADTGTDRPPVPHGRFEVDCLIPGDLMNEGSYHVMVSAFRGAKLHFMTERVLSFTVHAGERRGAWFGRQAGLVRPRLNWTIQAADHRG from the coding sequence ATGGGCCCGGTGGTGATCGAGGTGGAGGGTTTGGGCAAGAGCTACCGGTTGGGCAGCATCGGCAGCGGCACCATCGCTGACGAGCTCCGGCGCGGTTGGGCCCGGTTGCGCGGTCGCACCGACCCCGATGCGCCCGTGGACGCCGCTTCGCCCGGGAGGGCACAGGGAAAGGTGTTCCATGCGTTGAGCGATGTGTCGTTCCGGCTGCGCGAGGGCGAGGTCCTCGGCATCATCGGCCGCAACGGCGCCGGGAAGAGCACGCTGCTCAAGCTGCTGTCGCGCATCACCGCCCCGAGCGGGGGCTTCATCCGCATGAAGGGCCGTGTGGCCAGCCTGCTGGAGGTGGGCACGGGCTTCCATCCCGACCTCACCGGCCGGGAGAACATCTACCTGAACGGCGCCATCCTGGGCATGCACCGGCGCGAGATCGACACCAAGCTCGCGGAGATCATCGCCTTCAGCGGCATCGAGCACCACATCGACACACCGGTGAAGCGCTACAGCTCGGGCATGAAGGTGCGGCTGGGCTTCGCAGTGGCCGCGCATCTGGAACCGGAGATCCTCATCGTGGACGAGGTGCTCGCCGTGGGCGATGCGGAGTTCCAGCGCAAGTGCCTGGGCAAGATGAAGGACGTGAGCACCAGCGGCCGCACCATCCTGTTCGTGAGCCACAACATGACGGCGGTGCTGAGCCTGTGCACCCGGGTGGTATGGATCGACGGGGGGCGCGTGGCGGCCGACGGTCCGCCGGAGGACGTGATGGCCGCCTACCTGGGCTCCTACGCGCAGGGCGGCGACGAGGTGGGCTGGGTCCCGGGCGAAGGCCCCGGCACCGACCTGGTGCGCCTCACCCACGCCGCGGTGGTGCCGCAGGAGGCGGGAGCCCCGCTCACCATGCGCAGCGCCTTCACCATCCGCATCGGTCTGGAGAACCGCAGGGTGCACGACGACGACCTCAACATCGGCCTCCGCGTGGTGAACGACCACGACCTGGTGCTCTTCGCCAGCACGCAGGCCGACACCGGCACGGACCGGCCGCCGGTGCCACATGGGCGCTTCGAGGTGGACTGCCTCATCCCCGGCGACCTGATGAATGAAGGCAGCTACCACGTGATGGTCAGCGCGTTCCGCGGGGCGAAGCTGCATTTCATGACCGAGCGGGTCCTGAGCTTCACGGTGCATGCCGGCGAACGGCGCGGGGCTTGGTTCGGCAGGCAGGCCGGTCTGGTGCGGCCCCGGTTGAACTGGACCATCCAGGCTGCGGACCACCGGGGATGA